The stretch of DNA ATCTATCGGGTATATGCTGAACATAACAGCGAGCGACAAATTTGTACATTCAAAACGAAactgaattttctcaaaagtaAAGTGTCGACTATGTTCCCGGACGTAATGAAACCGGACCTGTATCATCATTTGGTGCTGAAAGGGGATTGGAGAACTAAGCGATGTGTTATCTTTTTGGGCGAGCCGAAACTAGGCGGCATACCGATTGCTCGTATTTTTCGACCATATACGGGACGTACTGTTCTCTTACGTGTTGACGATTACATTTTGGAAGTTGCGGCTGGAGTGGATATTGCCATTTGTGTAATGATGTGTATAGCATTAGACGATCATGATCGATAATATAACAGATATGAGTATGTAGGATTTTATTATACTACAAGTATGTGGTATGAGTGTGGTAGGAGATacataaatcaaattgaaaataattttccagtATGGGACGTAATATCGCATTAGTCAGTTCAATGTTTTTCTGCATGACGCACATCAGAGCCTTTTATAAGCATTTTTGACTGGGgtggaaattattttaggGGCCCTATTTTTTTAAGCAAAGGGGCCCATTTTAGACTCTTCGATTTTTAAGCTGGTTGCTACGTGAAATAtttagattttgaaaaacatgaaaattgtgCTTTTAAGCGCCGAAGGCGAAATTTTTCCGTCATATGCGTGGTCATACtaaattgatataaaaaattgacatttatctacctaggtgaaataatagcagtgaagagtgctattatttcgccgtcggtagataaaatagcgtattcacctctgtccacatgtttgtttagacacttggggttataacattcgccttcggctcatgcaataactccaaAAGTGTCAAAACAAACATGAGGACaaaggtgaataatctactattaagaatgatataggtttcttccaagcaaCGGTTAAGTCGAAACAAATGAACAGACCACGAACCGATGTCAcccatagaaccataaccaaaacttatgtttctttgttattttgacaattacaTTGTTAATagtgttgaggttatggctctatggatgacggtttgacatttcatttcaccttggAAAAAAcctatcgccaaaacttcaacCAATTTCGGTGAAAATCGGGTACAATAGTTCGGCGATCCgggctcgtttgaatcgtctttcaattctaagaaataggtattttttactttttgtgttagtttcccattttcagagtgaacacgtgaaaagtAGTAACATGTCAAGGGGTCGCGAAAACAGTTTCTTTGTGATAGCTCGAGATagaaatgtttctaaaagttgaaatgttgtaggaaCATAGGCCTCTAGTAAACCTTCATTAaaagtataatcatcggtaagcGCCGCAGCCCGTTctagacttatgactcaaaatatggtaaaCGTTTGGACATTCCTGCTGGCTTATAACAGCGCTTATCCATGGAAGTGTAGCTCGACTTATCCTCTTTCGTTCCATGTATAATACACCCCAAATAAATTGTGGTACAAGTCAAAAATGTAGTCGAAGTAAAATTTCTGACCagtagacccatatttttcagtgcttTCAACTTATTTTTGGTCGTGAAACAGGACTCACCgcggtccatttagcatatttaaagtttaatttacatttttgcacatttgcATCAAATTTTGTGGCGAGAATTaagtctcaaaatcaccatcggggaactttgacaatcagtcatgaactcaaaaaatatttttttagacttgatcttttttagaaaataatatgtgaagcctggagattagattaccatgttgactcaactttttatgtacactgagcccaccgtaaaaaatcgat from Bradysia coprophila strain Holo2 unplaced genomic scaffold, BU_Bcop_v1 contig_333, whole genome shotgun sequence encodes:
- the LOC119079763 gene encoding uncharacterized protein LOC119079763, translated to MGGDQSAFEIPLYPQPHPICATEARFCLPHYVQLRLREKFWSVSESDYKICDAMDKTKIYFHCDGSPYSWREKKTLYDYTGAAVCNMKEKLSSFTDIYRVYAEHNSERQICTFKTKLNFLKSKVSTMFPDVMKPDLYHHLVLKGDWRTKRCVIFLGEPKLGGIPIARIFRPYTGRTVLLRVDDYILEVAAGVDIAICVMMCIALDDHDR